The Deinococcus humi genome has a segment encoding these proteins:
- a CDS encoding DUF1501 domain-containing protein, translating to MPDRRDFLKLSALAVAATTGMPGFLARAAAQADGDRTLVVVQLTGGNDGLNTLIPYSNGAYYAARPTIAIPRKDVLTLTPDLGMHPSLRPLMNLWDGGQLAWMENVGYPNPTRSHFASMAIWHTADPTQAGADGWIGRVAEKIGDPFCASNIGSSTPRALQADTFSLPSIDGVDTFGVKLPQGVDGAFDAMLSAPRQGEADYLLRATRQMMKNTARVQQNVKKYRAGVSYPEHRFGAQLRDAARLIAAGVGQRIIYVSLGGFDTHAGQRAEQDELLGTLAGGLSAFYADLQKQGLTDRVVVMGFSEFGRRVAENASAGTDHGQGSVMFALGNGVKGGIHGSSPDLEDLSGGDIKYRQDFRGVYAEGLQKWLNLDARSILGGNFTGPGWVA from the coding sequence ATGCCCGACAGACGTGATTTTCTGAAACTTTCCGCCCTGGCGGTGGCCGCCACCACCGGCATGCCTGGTTTTCTGGCGCGGGCGGCGGCGCAGGCAGACGGTGACAGGACGTTGGTGGTGGTTCAGCTGACGGGCGGCAACGACGGCCTGAACACGCTGATTCCCTACAGCAACGGCGCGTACTACGCCGCGCGGCCCACCATCGCCATTCCCAGAAAGGACGTGCTGACGCTGACCCCGGATCTGGGCATGCACCCCTCGCTGAGGCCCCTGATGAACCTGTGGGACGGTGGGCAACTGGCCTGGATGGAGAACGTGGGCTATCCCAATCCCACGAGGTCACACTTCGCCAGCATGGCGATCTGGCACACCGCCGATCCCACGCAGGCCGGGGCCGACGGCTGGATCGGGCGGGTGGCCGAAAAAATCGGGGATCCGTTCTGCGCCTCCAACATCGGTTCGTCCACGCCGCGCGCCCTGCAAGCCGATACCTTCAGCCTGCCCAGCATCGACGGGGTGGACACCTTCGGGGTCAAGCTGCCGCAGGGGGTAGACGGTGCCTTTGACGCGATGCTCAGCGCCCCACGCCAGGGCGAGGCCGACTACCTGCTGCGCGCCACCCGCCAGATGATGAAGAACACGGCGCGGGTGCAGCAGAACGTCAAGAAGTACAGGGCAGGCGTGAGCTACCCGGAGCACCGGTTCGGCGCCCAGTTGCGGGACGCCGCCCGGTTGATCGCCGCCGGGGTGGGCCAGCGCATCATCTACGTCTCGCTGGGGGGATTCGACACCCACGCGGGGCAGCGTGCAGAGCAAGACGAATTGCTGGGGACGCTGGCGGGTGGTCTGAGCGCCTTTTACGCCGATCTTCAGAAACAGGGCCTGACCGACCGGGTGGTGGTGATGGGCTTCTCCGAATTCGGGCGGCGGGTGGCCGAGAACGCCAGCGCCGGCACTGATCACGGCCAGGGCAGTGTGATGTTCGCGCTAGGCAACGGCGTGAAGGGCGGCATCCACGGCAGCAGTCCGGATCTTGAAGACCTGTCAGGGGGCGACATCAAGTACCGCCAGGATTTCCGGGGCGTATATGCCGAGGGCCTGCAGAAGTGGCTGAATCTGGACGCCCGCTCAATCCTGGGCGGCAACTTCACGGGGCCAGGATGGGTGGCCTGA
- a CDS encoding LacI family DNA-binding transcriptional regulator: MKTPTIQDVAQRAGVGVGTVSRVLNNHAAVKPATREAVLQAIAALDYTPNPHARRIAGGKSYTISVLLPVLTTEFYARLLDGLETAFQEARYDVAIFPLLDRSRLERYLASHTLAYQADGLVMATYNLTKVFHERRLRTQQPTVLVDAYTDDADCSYMDNLAGGMLAGQYAATLPGTLYAIWVETELDQLFTTRVFEDRRAGFHQGLEAAGRRVTAEYTASFDTLAARNTAAALLDDVQRKEGGLPCTVFASADLLAGALLDEVRVRGLTVGQDVRVIGFDDQPWAAARGLTTLHQPVEAMGYEAAQLLLSRLGGYRGPPRARRFEPHLMLRDSA, translated from the coding sequence ATGAAAACCCCCACCATTCAAGACGTTGCCCAGCGCGCTGGCGTGGGTGTCGGCACCGTGTCACGGGTGCTGAACAACCACGCGGCGGTCAAGCCTGCAACGCGCGAGGCCGTGTTGCAGGCCATTGCGGCCCTCGATTACACCCCCAACCCGCACGCCCGGCGTATCGCAGGGGGCAAGAGTTACACCATCAGCGTGCTGCTGCCCGTGCTGACCACCGAGTTCTATGCCCGGCTGCTCGACGGTCTGGAGACCGCCTTTCAGGAGGCGCGTTACGACGTGGCGATCTTTCCGCTGCTGGACCGCTCGCGGCTGGAACGCTACCTGGCCTCGCATACGCTGGCGTATCAGGCCGATGGTCTGGTGATGGCGACCTACAATCTGACCAAGGTGTTCCACGAGCGCCGCTTGCGGACCCAGCAACCCACCGTGCTGGTGGACGCTTACACCGACGACGCTGATTGCTCCTACATGGACAATCTGGCGGGCGGCATGCTGGCCGGGCAATACGCCGCCACCCTTCCGGGGACGCTGTACGCGATTTGGGTGGAGACCGAACTGGACCAGCTCTTCACCACCCGCGTCTTCGAGGACCGCCGCGCCGGATTCCACCAGGGGTTGGAAGCTGCCGGTCGCCGGGTCACTGCCGAGTACACCGCCAGCTTCGACACGCTGGCCGCCCGCAACACCGCCGCCGCGTTGTTGGACGACGTGCAGCGCAAGGAGGGCGGCCTGCCCTGCACGGTCTTTGCCTCCGCCGATCTGCTGGCCGGGGCGCTGCTGGACGAGGTGCGGGTGCGTGGGCTGACGGTCGGGCAGGACGTGCGGGTCATCGGGTTCGACGATCAGCCGTGGGCCGCTGCGCGCGGCCTGACCACCCTGCACCAGCCGGTCGAGGCGATGGGCTATGAGGCCGCTCAGCTGCTGCTCTCGCGTCTGGGCGGCTACCGTGGACCGCCACGTGCCCGCCGCTTTGAACCGCATCTGATGCTGCGCGACTCCGCTTAG
- a CDS encoding FUN14 domain-containing protein: MTTPAPMTTDPQTPGFLEALRPLLPELSVGALLGFATALAVKAVGRIVLIAVGLLFIALQLLSYFDVISINWLHLQSVAEPALRQGSEQGLAWFQRVLLANLPFAGAFTGGFLLGLRIRL; the protein is encoded by the coding sequence ATGACCACCCCTGCACCCATGACCACTGACCCCCAGACCCCCGGCTTCCTTGAGGCCCTCCGTCCCCTGCTGCCCGAGCTGAGCGTGGGCGCGCTGCTGGGCTTTGCCACCGCTCTGGCCGTTAAGGCGGTGGGGCGCATCGTGCTGATCGCCGTGGGGCTGCTGTTCATCGCGCTGCAACTGCTGTCGTATTTCGACGTGATCAGCATCAACTGGTTGCACCTGCAATCGGTGGCCGAACCCGCCCTGCGCCAGGGGAGCGAACAGGGCCTGGCGTGGTTCCAGCGGGTGCTGCTGGCGAACCTGCCCTTCGCGGGCGCGTTCACGGGAGGCTTTCTGCTGGGGCTGCGGATCCGGCTGTAA
- a CDS encoding RNA polymerase sigma factor — MTSPPDDPSAVPAPPAADLVSPELLERLKAGDEAAWYAFVQEYEGRMYGYLYRLEGNSEDALDLTQEVFYRAWRSIHTFRPGERVLPWLYQVARNTQIESHRRKQLQRFSLEQAREDVGFEVTSEARSPVRAAESADAQDRVQRALLQLPEDYREAVVLRFVEDLPYEDIARIQGVAVGTAKSRVFRAKEQLAELLADVADVN; from the coding sequence GTGACCTCGCCGCCCGATGATCCCTCCGCTGTGCCCGCCCCCCCCGCTGCCGATCTCGTCTCGCCGGAACTGCTGGAGCGGCTGAAGGCGGGCGACGAGGCGGCGTGGTACGCCTTCGTGCAGGAGTACGAGGGCCGCATGTACGGCTACCTGTACCGGCTGGAGGGCAACAGTGAGGACGCCCTGGACCTGACCCAGGAGGTGTTCTACCGCGCGTGGCGCAGCATTCACACCTTCCGGCCCGGCGAGCGGGTGCTGCCGTGGCTGTATCAGGTGGCGCGCAACACCCAGATCGAATCTCACCGCCGCAAGCAGTTGCAGCGTTTCAGCCTGGAGCAGGCGCGTGAGGATGTAGGTTTCGAGGTGACCTCCGAGGCGCGTTCCCCGGTGCGCGCGGCCGAGAGCGCCGACGCCCAGGACCGCGTGCAGCGCGCCCTGCTGCAACTGCCCGAGGACTACCGCGAGGCCGTGGTGCTACGCTTCGTGGAGGATCTGCCCTACGAGGACATCGCCCGCATTCAGGGTGTGGCGGTGGGGACGGCCAAGAGCCGGGTCTTCCGGGCCAAGGAGCAACTGGCCGAATTGCTGGCCGACGTGGCGGACGTGAACTGA
- a CDS encoding ATP-binding protein yields MTRQRPPVTRRREMGLSVALREIALAAMPAALTVVLLALATQPAYQALIHNGTGWAPYAYQGLTQDVQAYQVAELTPGLSEAERLEVRDRALSSARNPSQFTQLREIEGYGEARLSLIERYLLQDTPDAAALAAREAVALNAQAGQYAKAMEGRYVAALLLMRRVLLGTALITGLLSITSALRALLLWRSELDRRARREARQREALSLASHELRRPLQSLLLASDLLRHAETQEQRAHLLGLIEDGAAQLASRADLTRLNDLYLDVTLRPRPQDLCPLLERFAAPRVELSLPLAPLVWPVDGDRLRQIVENLIENALKYTDGPVEVALREVRGQPEITVRDHGPGLSSTLYGQVFLPYDEGPRGLRGGQGLGLPLVRRYARAHGGDVTLAAAPGGGLQATVRLGQPSGFLSETQPGLRGEATSV; encoded by the coding sequence GTGACCCGCCAGCGGCCCCCGGTGACCCGGCGGCGAGAGATGGGGCTGTCCGTGGCCCTGCGTGAGATCGCGCTGGCCGCGATGCCCGCCGCACTGACGGTGGTGCTGCTGGCACTGGCAACCCAGCCAGCGTACCAGGCGCTGATCCACAACGGCACCGGCTGGGCCCCCTACGCCTATCAGGGGCTGACGCAGGACGTCCAGGCCTATCAGGTGGCCGAACTCACGCCGGGCCTGAGCGAGGCCGAGCGCCTTGAGGTCCGGGACCGGGCGCTGTCCAGTGCGCGCAATCCATCGCAGTTCACCCAGCTCCGTGAAATTGAGGGCTATGGTGAGGCCCGCCTGTCGCTGATCGAACGCTACCTGCTGCAGGACACCCCCGACGCCGCCGCGCTGGCCGCGCGCGAGGCGGTGGCCCTGAATGCCCAGGCCGGTCAGTATGCCAAGGCCATGGAAGGCCGCTACGTGGCCGCGCTGCTGCTGATGCGCCGCGTACTGCTGGGCACGGCGCTGATCACGGGGCTGCTGAGCATTACATCGGCCCTGCGGGCGCTGCTGCTGTGGCGCAGCGAACTGGACCGCCGCGCCCGCCGTGAGGCCCGCCAGCGCGAGGCCCTGAGCCTGGCCAGTCATGAGCTGCGCCGCCCGCTGCAATCGCTGCTGCTCGCCAGCGACCTGCTGCGTCACGCCGAGACCCAAGAGCAGCGCGCGCACCTGCTGGGCCTGATCGAGGACGGGGCTGCCCAGCTCGCCAGCCGCGCGGACCTGACCCGCCTGAACGACCTGTACCTCGACGTGACCCTGCGCCCCCGCCCGCAGGACCTGTGCCCGCTGCTGGAGCGCTTCGCGGCGCCGCGGGTAGAGCTGAGCCTGCCGCTGGCGCCGCTGGTCTGGCCCGTAGATGGGGATCGGCTGCGCCAGATCGTCGAGAACCTGATCGAGAATGCCCTGAAGTACACGGACGGCCCGGTCGAGGTCGCCCTGCGTGAGGTACGCGGCCAGCCGGAGATCACGGTGCGCGATCACGGCCCCGGGCTGAGCAGCACGCTGTACGGCCAGGTCTTCCTGCCCTACGACGAGGGGCCCCGCGGCCTGCGCGGCGGCCAGGGCCTGGGGCTTCCATTGGTCCGGCGCTACGCCCGTGCCCACGGCGGCGACGTGACGCTGGCCGCGGCCCCGGGCGGCGGCTTGCAGGCCACCGTCCGGCTGGGCCAGCCATCGGGATTCCTCTCTGAAACGCAGCCTGGGCTGCGGGGCGAGGCCACCTCGGTGTAA